The DNA region GCTGGCCGCCTATGCCGGCATGCTGATGCTGCACCCCCTGCTGTTCGGGGTGGATCCCCTCTACTGGGTAGGTTGAGCGCGGCGGCGGAGCGGCGCATCTGTTGAAGACCGCAGGGGATGAGCATCCTTCGCCGCCGCCCCATCGCCACCGCTCCAGGAAGCCCCCGCATGAAAATCCGCGAGATCATGACCCGCGACGTGCAGACGGTCCGTCCCGACGACAGCATCCGCCGGGCGGCGCAACTGATGGACCAGTTGAATGTCGGCATCCTGCCCGTCTGCGACGGGCGCGATCTGGTCGGCGTGGTGACGGACCGCGACATCACCATCCGGGCGATTTCCGCCGGAAAGCAGCCCGACCGCTGCAAGGTGGCGGAGGTGATGACCGCCAACCCGCGCTATTGCTATGAGGATGATCCGGTCGGCAGCGTGACCGAACTGATGGCCGGTCAGCAGATCCGGCGGGTGCCGGTGGTGGACCGCAACGACCGGCTGACCGGCATCGTCTCGCTGGGCGACCTCGCCGGCAATGCCAAGAACGACCGCGCGGTGCAGGACGCGCTGGAGCGGATCTCCTCCCCCTCCCAGCCGGACCGGCCGGTCTGAACCGGCCGCCTGCACCCCCAACCGCCGCCCGCCCGTCAGGCGGCGGTTGGGGCGCGATCACTCGACCTTGAGGCTGACCGCCTCCATGCCCTTTTCGGTCTGGCGGACGGTCATGCGCACGCGCTGCCCGTCATCCAGGCCGCGCAAACCGGCGCTTTCCAGCGCACGGGCCGGAATGAAGACGTCGCGCCCGCCGTCATCGGGCTGCGCGAAGCCGTAGCCCTTGCCGCCGTTGAACCACTTCACCGTTCCGCCCATCTCGCTGGTCGGCCCGTCCGCCTGCGGCCGGCGAGGGCCGCGATCCTGGTAGCCGCCCCGATCCTGACCCCGGCCCTGGTCCCCCCGGCCCTGGCCCCGGTCCTGGAACCCCCGGCCCTGGAAGCCGCCACGGTCGCCGGCATTGCGGTCACGCGGACCGCCGAAGCCACGGTCGCCACCACGGTCGCCAAACCCCCGATCCCCCCCACGATCACCAAAGCCACGGTCACCAAAGCCACGGTCACGCGCCTGCGGGCGGGCCGGAACGGCGGTGGACAGATCGACGGAGTGCAGGACGCTGACCTGCTGGCCCTTGCGGTCCTCGACGATGTCGACGACGACGGTGGCGCCGTCCGGCAGGGTGGTATGACCGGCGGGCACGACGATCGAGGCCGGCAGAAGGGCGTCCTTGCCGCTGTCGCCGACCTTGACGAAGCCGTAGCCGCGTTCGGGATTGAACCATTTCACGGTGGCCGTCACCTGGGTGGCGACGACGTTGGGCTGGCGATAGACGTGGCTGCGGGGCTGATTGTGCATGGGAAACCCGAACTCCGGCAAACAGAAGCGGCGCCCATGCCGGTCCATCTGCGGACCGACGGACGCCAACCCCTGACTCATCGCCCGTCCGGACGCTCTTGGCAAGTCGGGACCGCTCCGAATAGGCCGGACGGGCGACGAATCCCGCCGATGGAGGCCGCTCACCCCATCAGACGGTCCATCAGACGGTCGGGCAGCGGCGGCGGTTCGCGCGGGGGAACGGGAATGGGGACGGGCGGTTCCCCCAGCGGCGGGCGCGACGGGTCGCCCGGCACCGGCAACGGCTCGTCGGGGATGGTCGGTTCGCGCGGCGGGGACGGCGGATAGGGACCAAGACTGAAAGCCATACAGTGCTCCTCGAATTCGCATTGCGTGCCGCAATCTTCCGGGCATGTCGAAACCGGTACGCACCCGCCGGCCTCAGCCGCCATGACCGCCGG from Azospirillum sp. B510 includes:
- a CDS encoding cold-shock protein; the encoded protein is MHNQPRSHVYRQPNVVATQVTATVKWFNPERGYGFVKVGDSGKDALLPASIVVPAGHTTLPDGATVVVDIVEDRKGQQVSVLHSVDLSTAVPARPQARDRGFGDRGFGDRGGDRGFGDRGGDRGFGGPRDRNAGDRGGFQGRGFQDRGQGRGDQGRGQDRGGYQDRGPRRPQADGPTSEMGGTVKWFNGGKGYGFAQPDDGGRDVFIPARALESAGLRGLDDGQRVRMTVRQTEKGMEAVSLKVE
- a CDS encoding CBS domain-containing protein, whose product is MKIREIMTRDVQTVRPDDSIRRAAQLMDQLNVGILPVCDGRDLVGVVTDRDITIRAISAGKQPDRCKVAEVMTANPRYCYEDDPVGSVTELMAGQQIRRVPVVDRNDRLTGIVSLGDLAGNAKNDRAVQDALERISSPSQPDRPV